Genomic segment of Longimicrobiales bacterium:
TCCGCGATCGACACCGCGGGCAGCACGCGCAGGAACAGCAGGAACCACATGGCGAACCATGCGAAGCTGCCTGCGACGATCGCCATCTCGACCCAGCTCGGCTGGTAGTTACGCCACTGCCACGGCTCGAACTCGTGCGCCAGCGACGTGACGATGATCACGAAGCGCTCGAACCACATGCCGATGTTCACGAAAATCGTGATCGTGAACAGCGCCGGTATGTTCGTGCGCACCTTCCGTGACCACAGCAGCATCGGGATGATGCCGTTGCACGTCAGCATGATCCACGTCGCCCACCAGTAATCGCCCGTCAGGCGGTCGATGAAGATCGCGCGCTCCGGCGTCTCGAAGCTGTACCACGCCATGAAGAACTCGGTCAGGTAGGCGTAGAACACCACCATCCCCGTCACGAGCACCATCTTCGCCATTGCGTCGAAGTGGCGCGGCGTGAAGTACGCCTCGAGGTTGAAGATCTTCCGGATCGGGATGATGATCGTGATCACCATCGCGAGGCCGGAGAAAATGGCGCCGGCGACGAAGTACGGGGCGAAGATCGTCGTGTGCCAGCCGGGCACGATCGACATGGCGAAGTCCCAGGACACGACGGAATGCACGGAGAGCACGAGCGGCGTCGCGAGCGCGGCCAGGTAGAGGTAGGCCTTGCTGAAGTGGCGCCACTCGTTGGCCGTGCCGCGCCAGCCGAACGACATCACCGTGTACAGCTTCTTGCGCCAGGGCACCGTCGTGGCATCACGCGCGGCCGCAATGTCCGGGATCATGCCGAGAACGAAGAACGTCGCCGACACGGTCAGGTACGTCGACACCGCGAATACGTCCCACAGCAGTGGCGACCTGAAGTTGGGCCAGATGCCACGCTGGTTCGGGTAGGGCAGCAGGTAGTAGAAGATCCACGGCCGGCCGAGGTGGATGATCGGGAACAGGCCGGCGGTCAGCACGGCGAAGACTGTCATTGCCTCGGCAGCGCGATAGATCGACTGTCGCCAGCGCGCGCGGAACAGGAAGAGCACGGCCGAGATGAGCGTGCCCGAGTGCGCGATACCGACCCAGAACACGAACGTCGTGATGTAGGCGCCCCATCCGACCGGGTTGATGAGGCCGGACATACCGATGCCGAGCACGATCTGGACGAACCAGGCCGCGGCACCGATCGCCAGCACCACCAGCACGATGCCGAGCAGGATGTAGTACGAGCGGCCCGGCTTGCCGAGCAGCTTCATTACGTCCCGGTTTACTTCGCCGTACCCGCTAACGTCCGGGTGCGTCTCCGAGCGGATTACAGTCGCCATATGCTCAGTGCGCCTCTGATTCTATCGCCGGCTCGGCGTGGATCGAGACCTTCTTCAGGTACGTGATCGCCGACTGCGTGTTGATCCCCTCGAACACGCGGTAGCCGCGTCCGGACGCCGCCACCCGCGCGACACGCGAGTTCGGGTCCTTGATGTTGCCGAACACGATCGCTTCGCCAGGGCACGTCTGTGCACAGGCCGGCGTGATCTCGCCATCCATCGTGCCGCGATCCTCGAGGCGCGCAGTGTTCTCCGCATCACGGATCCGCTGCACGCAGAACGTGCACTTCTCCATGACACCCTTCTCGCGCACCGTCACATCCGGGTTCAGCTGCCAGTTGAGCGGCTCCGGCCACTCGTGGCTGAACCAGTTGAAAACGCGGACCTTGTACGGGCAGTTGTTGGCGCAGTACCGCGTGCCGACGCAGCGGTTGTAGACCTGCGCGTTCAGGCCATCGGGCGTGTGATATGCCGCGTACACCGGGCATACCGGCTCACAGGGCGCCGTGCCGCAGTGCTGACACAGCATCGGCAGGAACTGCGTCTCCAGATTCTCGCCCTCGCCCTCGAAATAGCGCTCGATGCGGATCCAGTGGAGGATGCGTCCCTTCGCCACCTGCTCGGGTCCGACGATACCGATGTTGTTCTCCGCATAGCACGCCGTAGTGCACGCGGAGCAGCCGATGCAGCGCTCGAGATCGATGGCCATCGCCCAGCGCGGCTGTGCCTCGCTGTATTCGCCGTAGTGCGTTCCCGGCGGCGGCCAGCCCTGCGGTGACGCATCGACCTCCGCGGGAGACCAGCCGGCACTGCCCTGGAGGCTCTCGACGCGCGCATCGAGCGGGTGGACGTCCGGCTCGGCATGAACGCCGACGCCGCGGCCGTGATCGCCTTCCTCACGAACCGGATGCTCGCCGCGCGCCTCGACCTGCGGGCCCGCGGTGATCGGCAGCAACGCGAAGCCACGCTCCTCGTCGTCGTGGCGTGCGTCCGCGAGCGTGATGTTGCGCGCGATCTGGCGGCCATCCTGATCGGAGTGCAGACCTGCCTGGACCGGGCGTTCCCATCGGCCGGTATTGCGCATGGTGGCGCGCACCTGAGCGGTCACGAGCGCGCCGGAAAGAGGGTCGGCGGCCGGCTCCAGCAGACGCATGGCATTGACGCCGCGCTCGTTCGCGTAGCGTCCGAGGCCATCGTGTCCCTGGCCCATCTGGATGGCGATCGTGTCTTCCCGCACCCCCGGATGTCGCCACGCCGGCAGGCTCACCGTGCCGCGCGACGTCGTCACCTCGATGATGTGCCCGTTGTCGATGCGCAGGCGGTCCGCAGTAGCCGGATTGATCTCGACCCAGGAGCTCCAGCAGAACTTGCTGATCGGGTCCGGCAGCTCCTGCAGCCACGCGCGGTTGGCCAGCCGGCCGTCGAAGAAGCGATAGGACGGATAGACGATCAGATAGAAGGAGTCGTCCCCGTTCTCTCCGGAGAACGACGCTTCCATGATGTTCATGCTGGCGAGCATGGCATTCGCGCCGGCCGCAACCGCAGCCGTCGGAGCTGCGGGGGCTGGCGCCGTGCTCTCGACGAAGCCGACTTTCAGCGCTTCCCGCCAGGCGTCCTCGAACGCACCGCCGATGCCGCTGCCGGGAAGGACATCGCGTGCCCAGCGCTCGCGCAGGAAGTCGTAATACGTGTTCGCCGCCGTGCTGAGCGGCGCATTCAGCCGCCGCGCGACGGACAGCATCACGTCGCCCGTCTGCTTCGACTGGAATACCGGCGTCATGACCGGCTGCACGAGCGCGGTCACACCGGTACGCGGCACGTAGTCGCCCCAGCTCTCCAGGAAGTGATGGTCCGGGAGCAGCAGGTGTGCCTTCGCGCTCGTCTCGTCGAGCATCGGCGAGAACGACGCGATGAAGGGGACGGCAGCCAGCGCCGCATCCACGACATCGTTCTCCGGCATGTTGTAGAGCGGATTGGGGCCGTGCACGAGGAGCGCACCCACCTGCCCCTGCTGCATCTGCTGGAGCAGCTGCTGCATCTCGGCGTACGTGCCGCTGTTGCCCGCGTGCTCCTCGCGCCGCTCGAGCCGCACGGTCGAGCCAATGTTACCGGCGACCTGGTTCAGGATGCCGACAGCAGCGGCGACAGCCGTTGCGGCCGCATGCGTCGAACCGACACCCGGACCGACCGCGAGCGAGCGCCCGTTCGCGGCGAAGATGCGCGCGATCTGGCGCAGCCTCTCGGTCGATACACCGGCGCGCTCCGCCGCATTCGCCACATCGACGCCCGCCAGCGTACCGGCCGCAGCGCCCGCACTGCCGCCGTCATCGACGATGAGCCGGGCGAGCGCGAGTGCGATGAGGTGCTCTGTGCCAGGCCGGATCGGCAGCCACTCGTCGGCGTTCAGGCCGGTGAGGGACTGATGCGGACCGACCCAGACCATGTGCCCCTTGCGACCCTGCGAGTACGCATGCGACTGCACCCATGAGTGCGCGTAGTCGACCGGCGAGAGCCAGGTCTCGAGGAAGTCGGCGCCGAACGAGA
This window contains:
- the nrfD gene encoding NrfD/PsrC family molybdoenzyme membrane anchor subunit, with amino-acid sequence MATVIRSETHPDVSGYGEVNRDVMKLLGKPGRSYYILLGIVLVVLAIGAAAWFVQIVLGIGMSGLINPVGWGAYITTFVFWVGIAHSGTLISAVLFLFRARWRQSIYRAAEAMTVFAVLTAGLFPIIHLGRPWIFYYLLPYPNQRGIWPNFRSPLLWDVFAVSTYLTVSATFFVLGMIPDIAAARDATTVPWRKKLYTVMSFGWRGTANEWRHFSKAYLYLAALATPLVLSVHSVVSWDFAMSIVPGWHTTIFAPYFVAGAIFSGLAMVITIIIPIRKIFNLEAYFTPRHFDAMAKMVLVTGMVVFYAYLTEFFMAWYSFETPERAIFIDRLTGDYWWATWIMLTCNGIIPMLLWSRKVRTNIPALFTITIFVNIGMWFERFVIIVTSLAHEFEPWQWRNYQPSWVEMAIVAGSFAWFAMWFLLFLRVLPAVSIA
- a CDS encoding molybdopterin-dependent oxidoreductase codes for the protein MSNGPNRREFLKVLGVSGAGAGLTACGTGGAERLIPYVTPAEDIVPGTATWYRTTCRECPAGCGMNVRTREGRAIKAEGNPLSPISHGRLCARGQASLHGLYDPDRVPRPLARSGADDWDELSWDEAERQLAGQLQQNRGRAVLLTGNYTGSMDALADQFAQSLGMRRVRWEPFAYEPLRAANRMVFGVDAVPVHDFKNADVVISFGADFLETWLSPVDYAHSWVQSHAYSQGRKGHMVWVGPHQSLTGLNADEWLPIRPGTEHLIALALARLIVDDGGSAGAAAGTLAGVDVANAAERAGVSTERLRQIARIFAANGRSLAVGPGVGSTHAAATAVAAAVGILNQVAGNIGSTVRLERREEHAGNSGTYAEMQQLLQQMQQGQVGALLVHGPNPLYNMPENDVVDAALAAVPFIASFSPMLDETSAKAHLLLPDHHFLESWGDYVPRTGVTALVQPVMTPVFQSKQTGDVMLSVARRLNAPLSTAANTYYDFLRERWARDVLPGSGIGGAFEDAWREALKVGFVESTAPAPAAPTAAVAAGANAMLASMNIMEASFSGENGDDSFYLIVYPSYRFFDGRLANRAWLQELPDPISKFCWSSWVEINPATADRLRIDNGHIIEVTTSRGTVSLPAWRHPGVREDTIAIQMGQGHDGLGRYANERGVNAMRLLEPAADPLSGALVTAQVRATMRNTGRWERPVQAGLHSDQDGRQIARNITLADARHDDEERGFALLPITAGPQVEARGEHPVREEGDHGRGVGVHAEPDVHPLDARVESLQGSAGWSPAEVDASPQGWPPPGTHYGEYSEAQPRWAMAIDLERCIGCSACTTACYAENNIGIVGPEQVAKGRILHWIRIERYFEGEGENLETQFLPMLCQHCGTAPCEPVCPVYAAYHTPDGLNAQVYNRCVGTRYCANNCPYKVRVFNWFSHEWPEPLNWQLNPDVTVREKGVMEKCTFCVQRIRDAENTARLEDRGTMDGEITPACAQTCPGEAIVFGNIKDPNSRVARVAASGRGYRVFEGINTQSAITYLKKVSIHAEPAIESEAH